The following is a genomic window from Podarcis raffonei isolate rPodRaf1 chromosome 5, rPodRaf1.pri, whole genome shotgun sequence.
ATCATTGCAGCTTCACatattcaaaacaaaattttataTGATTCCTGCATCGTTTGATATGACCACTGCAGGGCCAGCCctcccattaggcaaagtgaaacAACTGCCTCAGTAGGCAGATGCTGGGGAGCCATCCCTTGGCTGTTCCCATCTTTGGAACACAGGGCTGTGTGTGCCACAGGGCCTGTCCTGCACCCTCAGACTAACCTTCTGTTCTCCAGGGCAGAGAGGATGCTATCCAATCCGTCATAGTGAAGAAACGTTCAACTGTCTGTCAAGTTGGCTCCTGTTCATGGAATGGCAGgaaggcaccatcttgtccttcacctcagacagcaaaatgtttgGGGTTGGCTCTGGATGGCTTGTTTGAGATCTGATTCTGGCTTGCATATGCTGATCTTAGTATGTGGGAGACAGACAGAAGATGAAGGAAAATGGCCTTTTCAATGGAGCAGGTCTGATTGTTTAAACTTTGCAGGCCTTTAGACCTCCTTGCCTTTTACTTTTGTGTCTCTTTCATGCATGCTGTAATTGTTCCCCAGCTTGCCTAATGGAACATGGAAGAAACACATGGCTTTGTCACCCGGAAGTGCTTATAATGATGGTTTTTTTTGCCCCCATGGATGCAGATGATGGGGAAGCAGTCAGCAGCTCCTATGAATCCTATGATGAAGAAGAGAGCAGCAAAGGCAAGTCAGCCCCTCACCAGTGGCCTTCCCCTGAAGCCTCCATTGAGCTCATGAAAGATGCCCGGatctgtgctttcctttggagaaaaaaatggcTGGGCCAGTGGGCCAAGCAGCTCTGCGTCATTAAGGACAACAGATTGTTGGTAAGCAAGCGGGGAATAGGGTGTCTAATATACCTTTTCTCAAAGCCAGAGCAGTTCCTAAGAGCTCTATCTAGATGTTCCTCAAAGCCCAAGAAGAAGCCTGCTGGGTAAGACCAAAGGTCTATCTTGTTCAAAAACCCAGATCCCTATGGGATGCCCACAAGCCGGACATGACTTTGGGTTGTACTGTCTGCTCCCCTATTTACTTTCAATTTATGAATTACTGTAAGACTTGTCTTACATGCATGGTGTTAGTTGCTTAGTTTGTTACAATTGCATTGCTCCCGTCCTCCCAAAGGACTAACATCAAAGACTAGGATCAATATACACCATGGTTGCTGCTGATGCAGCGTTAATGTGATCAAGTCACTATTATTGGCAGCAGTGTGGGAGAGGTTCTGTGACTGGTGGTTCCTGCAGAGCAGGCATTTGGAAAAAGGAACGGCACAGGAGGGAGCGTCCTGGAGCTCTGCCAGTTGGAGAGGTTCATAACGGGTAATGGGAAGCTGCCACAGGGGGCAGAGTAGATGCAGCCTTGGACTATTCCCTTAGGATATGGGTGAGTGAAGGTGTGTCTGGATGGGAGAAGTGTATGACTGGTATGAAGATCTGCTGGGACTATAGGTTTACCATTTCCAGGAGCTCAGCTGCCCACCTCCAATGCCTGCTATTAACATCTGTACTGCAGAAAGTACCTACTCTATGAATGTTTCAGAGTGCAAGCAAGGGAAAACCCAATGCTGTTCCCTTTCTGCTGTTAGTATTATGGCTATATAACAGATCTTGAAGTTTGGGAATGTCCCCACTATTCCTATTTTCTGGGATTCAGGAAATTTCACCTAGTAATTCCTTCACTAATTTTTTTAATCTTCTCTGTACCACTGCTACTGACTGCTGTTTGTTTACCCACATGAAACATCTGGGCATTAACTATGAAAATGGGTAGAAGTCTTCCTCTCTGTGCCGGATTGATGGCTTGAATTTCTTCTCAGTAGTCCCCATCCATTCCAAATCCTTCCATATCTATTCTTAGCCTTCACCAGCCTGACACCCTCTAGATTTTGCCAGGCTCCAGCTAACACAGCACTGCTGATCATGCTGGAGTCCACCAATATCTGGAGGTTTTCTGGTTGGTGAAGCCTGAAACATATATAATTATGTATATAATTATGTATCTATTCAGAAACCTTAGGATTTGGGACTTCAATCTATTATTTCAATGCCAAGTTTCTGTCCTTTCTTAGACTTTTTTGCCGGTAGGCAACGACTCCTGTTTACTCTCCATTAAACCACCTGACTCCTCCTATTTCCAGTGCTACAAGTCTTCCAAGGACCAAAATCCCCAGCTGGATGTTAATTTGTTGGGGTGCAGTGTCATCCACAAGGAAAAGAACGTGAGGAAGCAGGAACATAAGCTGAAGATCATCCCCATGAACTCAGATGTCATTGTGCTGGGCTTGCAGAGTAAAGACCAGGCAGAGCAGTGGCTCAGGGTGAGTGGACCAATCCCTCTTGACGACTTCTGCCGTTGTCCCCAGGGTGTGTGGATTTAATGTGCCCACAGTCATAACCATGCTAGCACAGAAGTCAAGATCTGGCCCAGAATTTAACTACTTGAGATTTCGAGGCCCCGCAGAGCTGCTGCTGTTCAGAGCAGAGagtattgaactcaatgggcaaAGAGCCTGACTGacctggtacaaggcagcttcctaggtttctgTCTACACAGGATTATGCTAAAGGATATTTCTCAGGATGTCATGGTGCTGCTGCCATCTCTAGGTTACATCCAAATGCAGCTGTTACACAAGTGCAAGGAGGCCTTTATTCTGAGAAGGATCCTTTCCGTTTGAGCACAACTGAGAAAATCCCTTTTGCCCTTTGCACAACCCTTTCCAGCAGTAATGGAGTCTTTCTTCAGTAAGAGTTCATCTCCTTCCTCAGATGGAACTTCATTATAGAAAAGAGAAGAAGTGCCCAACCTCCTTTTGATTATTTTCTTGGACTTCCTCTATGCTTAGCAAATTTTACAATAGTAAAATGCGAAAGCTTCCTTGTCAACTCACTCACGTGCCAGCTCCTTCACTTACAAGAAGTGTCTGTCATTATTTCTAGTTAATATAATCTTTACTCCATTGAAAAAGTCCCTGAGATGCACTCCCCTTTGTTCTTCCTCTACTACACCTGAATTACACTCAGATGGAATACTGGCCTGATACTCTAGCAGCTCTTTGATCCGCAGAAATCAGCTAGGGTCAGTGCAGAATTTTCTAGCATGGACGTTTCAAGCATTATCATCTGCTAgtattttgcagataaagttgatATTAAAGGAACATGGAGGAGAACTTGTTTTAAAAAGTTGCCAACTCTCCATGGCACATGTGGCATTTCTGCACTGCTGCACAGCCTGAATTTGCTTGGAATAGTGTTTGATCTGGGCATGCATGTCATTTACTTTTGTGCCTTCTttataccagggatggggaacctgtgcttcagcagatgttgctggactgcagcttccatcatccctgaccattggccgtgttGGCTGGGCCAGATGGGAGCAGGGAACCCAACAACCTGTGAggggccagaggttctccatccctggtttatATGGTCATTCGAGGCTCCTCTCTCAGCCAGAGCTTTTGAGGGACCTCTGCTTCTCTGCATGTTAACGAGAGAGGCTTTCTATGAACTGAGCTGTGTGTCAGTTAAATGCAGAATGTATACTGTAGAACAGAAAGATATAAATGGCCACAGGATGAGGCCTTGCTCAcagcttttctctctcccaccataGGTGATCCAGGAGACAAGCGGTCTCTATCCAGATGGGCAAGGGGAAGGCAACCAGTATGTCCCAGACTCCCAGAGACTTAGCTATCCCAAggtatgttttgttgttgtttagtcgtatccgactcttcgtgaccccctggaccagagcatgccatggtcaaactcatgctggtagcttcgagaacactatccaaccatctcgtcctctgtcgcccccttctccttgtgccctcagtctttcccaacatcagggtcttttccagggagtcttctcttctcatgaggtggccaaagtattggagcctcgggtATGTTTTATCTCTTAACAAAAGTAATGTTCAAAGAGCAGCTTAATTTTTTTCCTGTTGCATCAAattattttaagttttaaaaaaatacttctgaTTAATATACAGGAAGTCACTCCCACCATCAAAACAGGAATGTGGTTGAAACTTACGCTTGAAGAAACCCCAACAAACCACTTGTTTTCTGATTAAAGCATAACTGGCTCAGTGTCAAGCCATTTTTGCATTCTTTTAACATCAGCAATTCTTTTACtagctactcccccccccccaagtttgttTCAAGCATAAATCTAATTCTAGGAAGTTTATAGATTTAATCCTGGCCAAATCCAAATCAAAGTATTATTTAAATAAGGCTAGAATTTTAGATATCCCCAAAGCATCAGGTGAAACGAGAACTTCTTTGTAGACTGACTGTTCCAGAGTTTCAAGCTCTAATTATTTACTGAGCACAAAATTAAAGTCATCAAGctctgggcctgatccagataaattaggggtggggaaattgtgacataagaagagcctgctgaacaggccaatggctcacCTAGTGCAGCATTCTGTTTCTCACAGCTTGCCACAATGTAAATGAACATGTGCTGATGATGTACAACTGAGGCAGGAGCTATATATGCGAACATAAACCACAAAGAAACATTCACAGCTAGAAAGCTTCACAGCATATGGCAATGAGGACGGAAAATAAAACCCTcgtgtataattttattttttgagttGACACAAATATGGTTGCCTGAATTTACTTCAAAAAGCTTTAAAGAAAACACCAGGAGCCATTATGAATAAGGAAGACTGTGTCCAACCAGAGCAACTACACGCAGCAAAACAAAGGGGTTCTCCCAAGAGCTAGAGGAGCCTCTATAGCATCCATCTTTATGTTGTCCCCTGTGGAATAATCATAGTTTGTGAATGGGTCTTCGTTTCCTCAGCTATGGATATGTGCCTACATTCATGTTTTCTTTTGTAGCAACCCTAGTTTCTGACATTATTTAGGCAACCCCTAATTTTCACGAATGCAAAGGGGTTTTCTCATCGGAGAGAGCAGCATTTCAGCCATTACTATGCTGCTGTTCTATCACTGGTGCTGTGGACCTCATCCCTGCTTCTTGTCTGCAGGTGGAGACGTCTGAGAGGTACTCAGTGGCATCAGAAAGCGGAAGCAGCACTGATGGTCACACAGAACTGACAGAAACCAAAGACGGTAATAGCCGTTCAAAAAAGATAATGTGGTTGTCGAGTGAAAAGAAGATGGAATAGTGCACTTGCCTCTGATAAGTCAAACTGAGCTTGCCGGTTGCCTGGTTGTTACTGAATTGACTAGAGCCTTCCTACACATGACATATGAAAGGCCCCCACTTGTCCCATCCATAAACAACATACTATATGGTTGTAGTGTAATAGCCTGCTGCATTCGTACCTCTATTCATGGAGAGCCAGGAATCTCCAGGGACTGAGATGAGAACAGCGTTACGATACTCTGTCCCTTTTTTGTTTCTACCAGTAGTTGTAGAAGGGAGTTAATGCCTGGCTCATTAAAGTAACACATTTATTCATAACTGATGTGGGTCATGTAAGTGTACATTATTAATGCTGCCGCTTATATGAGTCTCTTCTTAAATTGCACCAAGCAAGATTCCGCACACAAACATCAGATGCAAATTGTGTGTAATGTGTCTCCTGGCCATTGCATTAGATATTCAGAAGTACAGCTTTGTATATGGCTTGTTTAttccttcttatttatttatctttagtTAAGAAGAAGGGCACGTCTGGTTTAAAACTGAGCAACCTGATGAACCTTGGGAGGAAGAAATCTGCCACGCTGGACAGTCCGGAAAGGTCTTTGGATACATGCAGTAAGCAACCCAAAACAAAGCCTTGTGAAACATTTGCATTTCATTTGGGTCTCTGTGACTAGCAGGAAAGACCAGCGTAGAGGGTGACCTAGATGTCACTAAGGGAGCATCTCCTTCTTTGCAGCGTACCTGAATGTCCTTGTGAACAGCCAGTGGAGATCTCGGTGGTGTCATGTGAAAGATGGGCAGCTCCATTTCTACCAGgacaagaacagaaataaaactgCTCAGCAGCCTCTCAACCTGACGGGCTGTGAAATTATCCCAGACCCAACTCCTGATCATCTCTACTCATTCCGTATCCTGCATAATGGAGAGGAACGGGCCATGTTAGAGGTACGGGTTGCCACTTTCTTTAGAAGTAGGAGTGACATTTGTTTATGAGCAACACAGCTACTCATTGCAACTTATTATAGTGCACACAATTGAATGGTTCAGTCTAGGGAACATAGCTATTGGTGTAGATTTATTTTCTCTTATGTACATAGCCTGTTTGGGGTAATCTGCCACATTCCTGAAGCTGATTTCATTGAGTAGTGTGCCCCCAATGTATTGATTTTCTTcacttctatttaaaaaaaccatgaaaattgtttcagttacagaaaggtagccgtgttggtctgccatactcaaaacaaacaaacaaacaaatttctgaagtatatctgaagtatctgaagaagtgtgtatctgaagaagtgtgcatgcacacgaaagctcataccaagaactaacttagttggtctttaaggtgctactggaaagaaatttgtttgtttgtttgttatgaaAATTGTTTGTAGATTTCATTCAACACTTCTCCTTACAGCATTATAACCTGCTTCACATGTCATTCTAAAGCAAGGCTCACTGCAGCCTGCTTGTACTTGTATATGTTGTCATAAACCATGGTGTAGTGTGACACCTGAATGCAGccagtctgaacaaaatgctatgCAAAAAGATGTAAAACAGCTAACCAGGCAGCttatttttattaaatgaatAGACGTCTATTCTACTTTTCCATCCAAAGAAACACTCAAGGCAGGAAAGCAGCACTTACTAGTCAGAATAGTAAGTGAATACTGAATCCCCACCCCGCCCTCTGATTGGAATATTGTACACCTGAAATGTTCTCTGAAATAAGCAGCTGGCTGGATTCAGTATGGGTTGATAAGAGTAGTTGGTTTTCACcactgaaaagaaagataagactggtgaagacaaacacacacagtgtAACGTTCTTTGGAGCTACCTCCAGTTACCTCAGCCAACAAGCTGCCTTGGGGGAAAAGAGCAAGCCACTCCTATCCGTAACTTTCACTTGACTTGGATCAGAGTTGTTTTCCTTCTGTTTACCTCTAATCTTAGATTCTCTGACATCAGCACCCTTAGAGTGGGAGAAGGGAAATGTGACACATTTCCTGCATTTTGTAGTGGGAGGAATACTTGCTACCAACAACAGGCTCACTTGCCAGCGACTGCCAGAGGCTCTGGATGTTGTTTTGTTTAGCACTTAAGGTTGCTGAAACAAAATAAGGAAGGCTTCAAAAAGTTACTCAGATTATCTCAATTTGTGAAGCTAAGGTGCATGTTAGACTCAGCATTTTAGTTAAGGCCAGCTGGAGGTTATAAATAATTTTTCGTGGGTCTTTCAGGGTGATTGCAGGGTGCTTTCACCATTCATGATGAAAGTTTTAATCATAATTGCTTCTGAGCCAGTTTGGTAGAGGAACTTTAGGAAGGTAAACTGGTGCCCTCTTCTGGCTTTTTGTGTTTAtaatttttatgtgtgtgtgtgtgtgtgtgtgtgtatgtatgtatgtatgtatgtatgtatatatatttgcatacacacacacaatcaatttTTTAAAGACGGTTGAAGATGTTTTTAGATATTATGATCcatagaattttatttatttactcacatttctatcctgctcttcttcctcaaggagcccagggtggcacatCCTAAATTGATTTTCCTTTCCATTATTTCTGCTTACTCTGATGAAAGCAACTTAGGCTTCCTGTAGTAAGTTTGGCCTGTATCCTTAatgattgtttttttctttggtgGTTTAACAGGCCAAGTCTTGTGACgaaatgggccactggcttggTCTCCTTTTGTCAGAATCTGGCTCAAAAACAGACCCTGAAGAGCTGACCTATGATTATGTCGATGCTGACAGGGTCTCCTGCATCGTCAGTGCAGCAAAGAATTCATTACTGTAAGTTTCTGCGGTAGCATATTTGACATTCTGACCTGTCTTCTGATGGATGATTTCAAGTAATTCCTACCAAACAAGTAGCTTTTATCCGAAAAGTATGTAATGAACAATTTTGATGAGGTTACAGTTGCTAGCGAAAAGAAGCAGGAAAGGGTTCTGATACATAAATACCCACCATGTTTGCATTCAAATGAAGTATCCACTCGTGAGATTGTTGTTGTGAAATATTGCATTGATGGTGACTAGCTCTCCTTATTTTCTGATGTGCAGTCTAGCAAATCTCTGTTTTTCTTTGAACTCCTAGCTGAATGTTTAAGacatgcagcacacacacaatgTTGCTTATGGCTTGATGAAACCTATGCCTTGTCCTGTGTTAGAGAATGAGTATTCCAGGCATTTAACATATTCAGTCTCAAACAAAAGGGGAGGTTACACTGTGGTTTGTGGCTTCTTCACATTGCAGACCTGTGGATGCTGGAGACAAGATAGTAGGCAGGAGCAACAGGTGCCTTGCAACATCCAGTGGATGGCaatcaactaacttttactcagagtagacccattgaaattaatggatttgcTCTGAGTAAATGTTAGTTGACTACTACCCAAAGTAACTGGCATATTAGGAAGTCTTATGGGAGTATAGACTAATATCACATCATCGTCTCGTGTAGCTTTTACTTCTTTTGATAGCACATCTGCTTCTATCTTTTCCAGCTTAATGCAGAGGAAGTACTCTGAGCCGAACACTTACATTGACAACTTGCCAAAGGGGAAGGAGGGACTAGAGGAGCTCTATGATGATGTAGATGTTCCAGAGGCAACAACAACGGtgaggattttgttttgttgcaaTTACAGCTTATGTTGATGGGGGGaccattttcttttccattggCTGCAGTTTATATTGATAATGCCGGAAATAACAAGTGATCCCAATGGCAAAGTGTCTGCAATTTGCCTTGTTTCAGGTCTGTACTGTTCTTTAACTGTAGGTAATGTTTAAAGAATTTCATGCTGGCCTCTCTTGTTCTAAACAGAGTGGCATTTCTCAGGTGCTCTTCTAAGAAGATGCTTTTTATCTTTGACAGGAGGAAGTGCCCCAAAATGAAGGCAAAGATGAGGGGGATCAGGACAGAGTCTATCTGGACCTCACACCAGTCAAATCCTTCCTTCATTGTGCTACCAAGAAGCAGGACCAGTTTTCCCCCTCCGTTTCTCCATCATTGCAAAGAGCTTCCAGGAAGAGCTCAACGGACTCCTCCATGTTGCAGAAAGAAGCAGATTTGAGTAGAAGATCGCTGGAGATTCCAGACCCGGTAATGCTTATAAACAAATCCGAGATATCAaggaggggccatagctcagtggtagaccatcACATGCAaatggctgcaggttcaatccccagcatctctagttaatttttacaatttttattatttattctataACTAGACAAAATTTAGCATTGAGCAGCTTGCTGGGATCTTAAATGGACAGGCAGCTTCTGCTAGCCTTCTGTGTCACTTAACCTCTGAAACCTTCTCTCTCATCCGACTTCCCTAACAGAGGACTCAAGACATTGATGAACCGCTCCCACCACGAACAACAACCATCAAAATTCAGGCACAACAGCAGCAAATTGCCTTTC
Proteins encoded in this region:
- the AFAP1L2 gene encoding actin filament-associated protein 1-like 2; its protein translation is MDKYKALEQLLTELEDFLKILDKENLSSTAVVKKSFLADLLRLCTKSSGGDEEYIYMNKVTINKQHGEPEKPDKVLGCRDSLTNGEVEQHLSPPQKSLPDLPPSKIISEAKQHSGSKTESPEGYYEEAEPFGVSLIDDGEAVSSSYESYDEEESSKGKSAPHQWPSPEASIELMKDARICAFLWRKKWLGQWAKQLCVIKDNRLLCYKSSKDQNPQLDVNLLGCSVIHKEKNVRKQEHKLKIIPMNSDVIVLGLQSKDQAEQWLRVIQETSGLYPDGQGEGNQYVPDSQRLSYPKVETSERYSVASESGSSTDGHTELTETKDVKKKGTSGLKLSNLMNLGRKKSATLDSPERSLDTCTYLNVLVNSQWRSRWCHVKDGQLHFYQDKNRNKTAQQPLNLTGCEIIPDPTPDHLYSFRILHNGEERAMLEAKSCDEMGHWLGLLLSESGSKTDPEELTYDYVDADRVSCIVSAAKNSLLLMQRKYSEPNTYIDNLPKGKEGLEELYDDVDVPEATTTEEVPQNEGKDEGDQDRVYLDLTPVKSFLHCATKKQDQFSPSVSPSLQRASRKSSTDSSMLQKEADLSRRSLEIPDPRTQDIDEPLPPRTTTIKIQAQQQQIAFPQSGPEIKDTTTIMIASKEKMERSKAVNSAAVETKLGKNRTEAEVKRYSEERDRLEREKEEIRSQLAQLRKDRRELKEMLISCTDKSLLPTLEQKLKEIEEECKKKEDQRVDLELSLVEVKENLRKAESGPVTLGTAVDTTHLENASPKMKVANPMNGTENSPVNSAMALKNRPLSVMVTGKGTVLQKAKEWEKKGAS